TGATTGTGTCATTGTAACCTTATTTATTATAGtagttcaaaaaaagaaacaacgtGTGAACACATAGATCTTGAATCTTGAACTTCTAGAATGCAATGAAGAATATTGAGTCCTCGAATATTTTCTCCTGTTGCTTTTGAGCAGGTGAGGAGCTGGGAGGCACAAAGCATATCTTCATCTTTATATGGGGTGGGGATGACTGCAAAGTTCCAAAACAGGTGTTTAATTGCCTAAATTGGCAAGAAagagatttttattatatatttttttgaaaattcatttcAGATTATAGGCATTGAAAAATGTGCTATGTTGTACATGATGTTTTGCATTATGTTGTTGCTTGATGTTAATGAAAATATCtagtataaaaacacaaatcaatataaaaactgAGAATCGACCTTCCATCATATAAAGTTTAagtctttaaaataaaacataacctCAACTATCTTGTTCTACCATTTTTAATGCCAGTTTAACGTGAAGAGTAGTCTGGTGGGTGTAAATGTGGAGGAGATCTTCACAGCAAAGATCTCGAGTGTCTTCAGATGCAAATCCGACACACTTTCTATTAATTACTTGGGTCTTTCTCTTGGCTCTAGTCCTAATAGGATTTTCACATGCAAACCTATGCTCTTCAAGATTCATGGGAGACTTAGATCTTGGAAGGGCAGGCTGTTGTCTATGGTTTGGAGAGCTGTTTTAATCAAAAGTGTGCTCATTGTCATCCCACTTTACTACATGTCCATGTTTTAAGACAGTAGCTCAAAAGATTACAGCAATGTAGTCTCGATTCATATAGGATGGGGGCATtgacaaaagaaaaatccataAGTTCGCTTGGAAAATAGTGGCGAAAGAAAAAGACAGGGGAGAGCTCGGTATCGGGTCTGTCTTGGCAAAAACTAAAGCTTGGATTTGGAAACTGGGTTGTAATGACACGACTAGCTGGACTGATTTTATTAGGGGAAAATGCAGACCAAGCTTCAACAATGGGCTACCTTACTCCATAAACTCTCAGGATCAGGATAACACCCTGATGAGAGATAGCTGCAAACTTCAAATGAGAAAGGGTAACCATGTAAATTTTTGGAAAGACACTTGGCTGACTGGTTTCGTTTAGCTGACTCTTATCCCTCACTGTTTGGGCTCTCTTTTTGAATTGGATAAGACCCCTTAGAGCTAGAGAGAATCTGAATCTTCATGGGCTAATGTTTGATCTCAATATAGTAGGAATTCATCTAACGAAAAAAGATAAACTAATTTGGGAATAGGGGAAGGAAGGTGAGTATATTGTAAACTCCTGTATGCTTTTCTTTGACAGGACAAGGTTTGCTAGAACTAAACCATGTGCTACAGACACTTGGAAATCAATTTGtcctctaaaaacaaaaatgacattATGGCTAGCTCTAAATGAAGGCCTCTGCATTGGATTTTTCCTCATCAGGAGACATTTTTTGAGTCATCAATATGACTATTTCCTTTTTTGTGAACAACATTCTAAAACTATCTCCCATATTATCATACATTGCCCTGTGGTTtggaaattttgaaataaaattgcagCTTAGAGAGGCTTGACCTGGGTAATGCTATACGCCCTAGATGACCTTCAATGTTAATGGCGAGGCCTTCTGCAAGATAATCACTACAAGTTTGAAAGATCTATTTGGGGTGGTTTTCTGTTTAGCATTGTTTGGACTCTTTAGAGTACTAGGAACAATTTGGTGTTCGAGGAAAAGCAACCTATCGAGGAGGATGCCATATGGCATTTGTTCTATTTTGTTGCAAGATAGATCAGAAAtctgaatgttttattttggtaAATAAATACTAACCTATATAGAAACCATGAATGCATCTCGTCTTAGTCTGTTAAGTTTTGATTCTACTTGGATTTTGTGGTTGATGTTCTAGTAGTAGgattgagtttttcttttattttcatgttcttaGTCTTTGGCTTTGGCTACAATCTAAGTAGCTAAAGCCCTGTTTCTTTGTTcatgtttccttttatttatatattcttgatttcataaaataaaataaaataaaaaattatcttgttctacaaataaaaaataataataattgtgttaTGTTTACAGATGTTTGAAACAACTAAATactattaatgtatttttaagatataaaatgattattgaTGACAACAAGATATATACTAATTAcaatattttaacatatatgTTCTATACATGTTAAacgattcataatttattaaccttaagtttttttattagatttattcttaagttcaaaaaaagaaaaaagaaaataaaataacaacaaacacacacacacacacacacacatatatatagataaagaaattcttgataatataaataatatgggcaaaaatggttttaaaattaagatacaaaaatattagtatCTTTGGtatgtttgtaattttatttaaaaaaaaaaattggtagtATCATTAAATCCAATGAAGCAGTTCAATCTTAAAATCTATTAACTTGACTCTTTTACCTAGCtcgagtttcaaattaaactatGCGGGAGCTGATTCAAAGtaaatcattcaatttaatagGTCCAAATACAACTTGGATAACCGGTAAAAATATGatatagctttaaaaaaaaactttaagacgataatttttttatattgagacaATGACAGATTAGATCGACATCAATTATCCTATAATCTGGGTCATGGACTTCAAtgtgtttaataactttattgtttttgtaaattatttttatttcattttatgataaaaaattatatttttgcaaAATCGAGCACCAACTCTAAAAAAGATGTATTGAAATCATgataactctaaaaaaaaaatagaaaaaaaaactataaattccaTTTCCtaaccaatccaatattgaagaagagtgaaataaaaaaaaatgaaaaattaaaggaccaaaaacaaaaacaaaaaaacatatcaagttTGATGGGTAGATATGTTAAACCCGAAAATCGGGTAACCCAAGTCAACATATCAAACCCGCAATTGGTTAATGGACTCCATTAgaattaataacttgttttttgtaAACTATTTGTcctttaactatatgataacaaaaataaacgatcgcaaaatcaagcatcaaacCAATACCAagactcttttttaaaaactatgataatctcatagaaagaaaaatgaaaaaaaaaatttatgaaactcaattaacTCACtatcgaatgatgaaattaaaaaaaaattaaaaaaaaaaaaaacaagaagaaggaaAGCTAAAGTCATCAAACCTGTCAACAGGCCCAtggactttttaaaatttagaacatgttttttttatcaaaaatatttttttaattatatgataaaaaaaaaaagacgatcACATAAtcgagttcaattaaaaaacagagGTACTCGGCTAAACCCATGAACTGGGACAACCAAGGTTACCTTACCAAACTCGCAAATTGAATTATTCACTCCacaaagtttaataacgtaatgattgtttaaatcatttttatttaaataaaaatttttaaaaatagactatccattgatgttataatatttttttgataccaACTTGATgctatgatatttttatgatacCGCGATAACCATATAAGAGGTAAATTATCACATGCTCCGGTCAATATATCACATGCTCAGGATTCCTGCAAGACATTGATCTCATTGTGACCAATGCAAAGGTGTGTTTTGTTCCTagcttcatttaattatatttctaggttctcctttctttgaataATTGAGCACCACTTCAACTTTGGTCAGTGCATCTATTTCATGCTTAGATTTGGCGTGCATGTTTCTACTATAGGTGTACAATGGAGATGATTACAATGGAGCTAGGATTGTCAGTAGAGGATATGAGCTTCGGGATGCAGGAAGTTTCCAAGCCTTTTGGTTTTCCATGCTTTTTCCTCTCATTTTGTCCCATCACCTGAGGCATCATTTGATGAATCCCTTTTCATAATATTTCACAGGTGCATGGAATGTTGTCACAGATGGATCCTGCGCTTGTCACATACTGTGACAAGATTGCTGCTCAAGGGGGTCCTGTACAAATACCAGATGATTTAGGGGGATCTATTTTCCCTTCAACCCCAGTTGTGCAGCTTGGAACAGTTACTAGAACAAGTGCCAGGCTACGCAATGTCCAGCCTGATGTTAATCTGGATCAAAGCTACGAGGCCTTGAAAAGGCAGAAGAAAAATGCTGATGCTACCCATGCTGGTATGTTCAATGGTAATGCTATATACTTTGTCCTTCTGATATTGCTGTTTGTTTTTCCCACCTATCTGAATGATGTCTTGAAACATGTCAAGTTGCAAGACACATTTTACATGTTCAATTTTGGTGCGGACACTGATGTGATAGATCAGTAGCAAGTAAAACTAATCTCAGCCACCGACTTCTTGTATAATAGACATGACCTGTTTGTAgttcatgttttcaaatttcctttcAATATAAATCCTGAAGCCAGAAATCtgaatttttctattcaatatatgaattttatctCACAGCCCGTATTCCAAACTAGCATTCTCTTCAGCTTGTGCCCTTTATCTGAAGTTTATAGCTCCTAATTGTCCtagatttgttatatttaatgTTATTCTTTGACTGAACTCCTTAATTTGCCATATGATCGCTCTTCGGACACAACTCTCTGATCATTTTATACTTTCATGAAAAACAGCTTCAACAGCAGAAGATAAATCACGGCATCAGGATTCAGTACAGGCAAAGCCGCCAGAGGAAGCCGGGGCAGATGATATGAATCCAGACAGACCCGAGCCCTCTTCAGCCGATGACAGTCGACATGAAACTTCAGGAGGAGAAGCTTCTGGTCATACCGAAGGGAGTGGATCCCAAGATGTTACAATGTCAGAAGCCGAAGTATCAAGCCACGTGGATCACATCAAGCGGCTTTTCGTGGAGCGCACTGAAAATTATGGCATTCCACTGCTTGAAAGGCTCTACACACGTATAATGAAGGGAATCTTCGAAACCAAGGACAAAGGAGTCGAAGATGATGTCCCCAGATACTCAATTTTGAGGTTTTTGGTGAAATTTGCAGAGAACACTGCAAACTTCTGAACTCGATAACTTTTTCCCTTTAAAcagaggataaaagaaaaatgaaaaatgaacccaaaaaaaagaaatcttgcAGGTAGCTGATGTAAAGTCGGGATTTTCTTGTCAATGCAAAAAAATTAGAGTGAAagcagtctctctctctctctatacccctctctctctctctctctctctctctcccagaGTACAGTTTCCATAAGCTTATTTGACCTCACAAGCTGTCAAGCTCCATGGTATTATTATGGCTGGTGGCATATCCAATGTAGCATTCTTTTACAGGGAGGAAGAGTGTGTTTGTTTCTGTGGTTGCTTCTGCGTTTGAAGCGAACCACGGAAACAAATCGTTTGGTAAAATCAAAAACGTTATTTGCTGTGAGTAGGACCCACCACAATTAACGTTTGAAACGCCGGTTTGCCGAAAGCAAAATTTATCTGCTTTTTCCTTAACGTAGGtgcagagtgaattaattcacccCACCTGTTCACTTCAAGAAAAGTGATGCAATAGCTGCATTAGTTGCCTGGACTATTAGTGATGCTTCTTCTAAAGAATATTCCCAATTTTCAGTGgtgaaaaaaagatttgaaacatGGAAGAACAAATATTGAAGTTAACAGTGccagtgaattaattttttggtgccgttcacgtgaacaatgttTCTATTGTGTATTAGATCGTCCggtccagtaaaaaaaaattattttttttaatattatgttttacttgaaaaaatattgtttaatattattcaataacactataaatttaaaatagatcATATAATGACATagcatttgtagaatttgatcgcaattttaattttatttttaataatattttacctgattttgttgGATGCTCAAAAAAgtcataaaaattatagttcttattggatgaatttcatacgtgataaaattatagataagttaatggaacaataaaaaatatttgatataaaatattatttattttatgatgtaataggagtaattaattctacaatatttaaatttaaaatcattaatattaatatatatattttaaaaattattttataacttcaatttcaaaagcattcttaaccaaacacattaaactacttttttttcaacctcaatttcaatcacaattttaaccaaacacctatttttttcaaaccaacctcaactaaaagtactttttataaaacaatttttttcaaaccacaaccacaacaactaccgcaataccaaacacactctaagtgGATCTTTTCTGAAGCTGACATATCAAGAATAGGGTTCGAATTTCAGCAAAAACATCGCTGGTACAAATTTGGCTCTTTCTGATTGACAATATTCTTGAGTATTTTTTCATAGTTTCCAAGATGTTTGTTTAATATCTTCAACTTCAAACTACTCAGAGAGAGACAGGAGAAGAAAGGGTATTAGagctattatttaatttaatttaaaaacaagtattttttcGGGAGattcaaaattatgatattaagtcttaaaattatttattttattttcaacatttaaaactaaatctatataaaaaaattaaaaataaacatgctggTAAAATAGAAGAcaagttaaaaaatagaaaatgcagCGACTcaagaaacaagaagaaaaacagaTGGGAAGGCGCCAAGCCCTCAATTGATACTTATGTGGGccaaaaaaagaacccaaaaaaagaaatcttgCAGGTAGCAGATGTAAAGTCGGGATTTTCTTGTCAATGCAAAAAAATTAGAGTGAGAGCagtctctctctccccccctccctctctctctctccctccctctctctacctctctctctcccagAGTACGGTTTCCATAAGTTTATTTGACCTCACAAGCTGTCAAGCTCCATGGTATTATTATGGCTGGTGGCAAATCCAATGTGGCATTCTTTTACAGGGAGGACTAAGTGGGATCTTTTCTGAAGCAGACACATCAAGAATTGGGTTTGAATTTCAGCAAAAGCATCGCTGGTATAAATTAGTCTCTTTCTGATTGATAAtgttcttgaatattttttcatagtttCCAAGATGTTTGTTTAATATCTTCAACTTCAAACTACTCAGAGAggcagaagaagaaagggtattcaagctattattttatttaattaaaaaccaagtGTTTTTTCGGAGattcaaaattatgatattaagtcttaaaattatttattttattgtcaacaattaaaaaaaaaaaaaatatatatatatatatataaattaaaaataaacatgctgcTAAAATAGGAGACaagtttaaaaatagaaaatgcagcgactcaaaaaaacaagaaaaatacccCTCAAAATTGTCTCAATATCTTTGTCACACTGAGCAATCTGATCTTCAATATCCCGCGTGGCACCTTCTTCGTCTAGTAAAATACCTGGTGcatatgaaataataaaaatctttttttttcggGCATTAGAAAAATCATCCTGTTTTTTATCCATTACATGAATCGGAAAGGATAGGAAGacataattgtattttttctttgatattatgctcatatagaaataataaaacaaaaatcgaAAAGtatgatttgatataaaaaacaaaactcaaggtGTATTCAGAAATAAGAAATTACTctgattttataagaaaaaaagaaaaagaacatgtGTTTaaagacataattttttataattgaaaaaggaagaaaaagaaatgatctatcacaaaaaattatcttaagagcatctaaaagaatattttcctttcatttttctctatCCAGAAAACATGCTTCTctcattttctatgtttggGTTGGAAGATttatcttgtcttttctttcacaAAGCAGCTCATTTTTTGCATACATGCTacaattgttattttgttgtacGTCATCGCGTGGTGTTAAAGGTTGTTGAAATTATTATCTAGTTGATTGGATTAGGATCCCTATAAAATCCGGGTATACTAGTCTTATCAAATATTCATAGATAAGAAATTAGTTGTGACTAGGAAAAGTATTAGCACCTCTAGTACACCCTAGATACTTGAGGCAAGCTGCTTTGTGGATTAATGTGGTTTAGATGTTTTGATGGTTTTCTGGTCGGTGATCTATTTATAATTTAGGATTTGAGATTTACTTATATGAATAAATCcagcattttaaaaatttattatggacTCGTTTGCTCAaataaattcttagaaaaaaaaagttctttgtAATTTGTATAATACAGTGAAAAATACTCTTAATTAAAATTGGTGAATATTTAGGACAACTCCAAGAATTTTTAAGTCAGCTCCTGACATTTTAAATAGCAGCCTCACTTGTAGGTCCAACCTTCTATACCAagatttttaactattaattgtcatgaatttaaaaaagggtgatttattgaatattgattaaattctcatggatttaataaattaattattaaatcctaaaatgcatgccaaaacacatttttttttttttgttttcgtaTGGAAATActaaacaatatgatttttttaaaaatattttttaagagatttgaCAGTATGCaatacataaaaaacatttttttatttgtagttttcttgaaaaaaaaacagagagaggtttaaaaggaaattaaaagaaaaacacatcctaaaaaccaaaaaaaaaagaaaaaaaactaaacaaaactaaacaaaagttgatttttttatattattattatatgttttttgtttttttattatttcggTCTTCAGGTAGACTCAACCGGGTTGAAACAATAGGGCTGACTTGATTAGGGTTGACTCGACCGAATCAACTTAGAAACAAAtcgaaggaaagaaaacaaaaacaaaaaagatcaaaaagtggaaaaaacacaaaaactcaaaaaaatttcaataaaaaatggataaaatagaaaagactAAATAAAACAGATGAATGTTCTTCTTCTCCTCACAAAACATGGCTTTTAATCTAGAGTAGACTTCGAGTAAAGGAGGGGATGTTTCTGTTCGTAATCCTCTATAGATCAAGAATCAAAGGTTCATTTTTTAATGATCAACAAAATTGCATGATTTTGATACAAAGGGGTTTCAgtttaaaaccaaaactataaaatttaaatccattAAAACTTGTTATTGATGTGAGAAATGCCTAGATTACTTGTCAAAGATGATGGACAAACCTACCTGAACCAAAAACTAAACCAATCAAGCCTTGAAACTAGCACCAAAGACGAGATTCAATGGATGAATCTACTTTAAGCCTAGAAACAGGTTGCCCAAAAACCATAGATGTGAAATGCACCTAGAAAAGCCTATCTTGGCCTCTAATATGTGTCCTTTTTATCACTATAGACCCTACTATTGGTAAGGAACATGAttgttgctacctaatttttgactcgtgttttgataaatttttagaaaaaatccaaaaatagcaaaaaacatcgaaaatccaaaaaatatgttttttttaaaatatatttgcatcatttttagaattttcagcgtcgtctaaaaagaatttaaattttcaaaggtttttagAACGCGTGCAAcgtttcacgcgtcatttttaaaatcattgattttcctcattgagtcaacattgatattgctcgttttcaaaaaatacaaaaaaattaagaaaaatcaaatttacaaaaagaaagaagttgagggaccaagtttggaaacctagcaacatttttgcctataaatattgGTCTTCAACACAAACAATAAGGAGGGGGGCAAggaaaacctaaccctaaaatcAATCTTTACCCAAACACAGCCACAACCCTACTGGtggcttttcattttctctcatAAGCCACCGCtcaccatcttcttctcctctccGCCAGAACCAGCCCCCCACACTAcctcctctccttttctctccaCAGATCCTCCCTCTAAGCAGCTTCCTCTGCCCTCTGCGACCTTCATTCCCTCCGGCTTCAATTTTTTGGCCTACACATCGTAGCCCCATCTCCTTCCTCTTCTTGAGAAACAAACAAACCAAACAGCCGCcctttggttttgattttcttctccAGCCGACCGACCGACAGCCATCACAGGCCACTACCACCGACAGGGGTAAAGACCGTCCAACAACACTCCCCAAGAGCCATCAACGCCGTCCACACCATCATCCACCAGCGCCGCCACAGGTCCACCATCGCCCTCTGCACACTGCAGCGCCGTCCGATCTGCCACCCgaaacagaggagaagaagaccaACCCATAACAAAACGACCCgcctaaaacaaaaaaggaggCAGAGAAACAAAGCAGATCTGGAAAAAAAAGCCGAAGCAAATTTCAAagacaaatgaaataaaaactaaaatcaattggttgttgtggttttggttgtttttaagGTTACCGCCGGCGTAGGaagacagagaagaagaagatgattcCGATCCACGGTTCTGCTTCCTTCATCGATGGCGGTGCGTGAACCCAGGCGCCGCTAGTGGCTGTGGCACGTGGAGAAGATGCGCTGCCACTATTCCCGTGCACTGTTCCTGCAGATTCTAGAAGCCTTTAGATGTTTTACgggctgttttgtaattttaaattgtttgatgtaatttttttttgttgttgtttagtattgaatttttattatttatagtgtggatgtaaccaaaaaaaagaaaagaaaagaaaaaatatagtgtATGTGTATGTGTACGTGTGCGTTTGCATTTGTTTTAtggatgtttctttttatttatgataaaattgcaaagaataaagaagaatttaatattttgatttgttcacGGTCAAGAATCATGAACTTACACGTAATtcatatttctaatatccgatgaaaagacaatttattaaaacttctttagcACATCAAAGCCAtggagcagcttacctcaggtagggtgcgttaggggtgctaataccttccttaaccacaaccagtcccttacccgcgaatatctgataagaccagtacatccgggtttcctagtagccctcaaataaattactaggtggcgactcccaacgaaccaatcaaatcaaagcaaagcataaaagaaaaattgccagccgatgccgcgtgGATTTGACATGCGACAGAATGATGACTtcactggggaaggtactgtttctgacaatattggactaagctttgtgtacttgttgtgtttaagtttttgcaattttatctctttttttcaatatttgtttccatgcattttatagaatcgtttcatgcatcacttgtTTTAATtctgaaagcacacacaagcttctaggttaggtggggaactaatgatctgccctaagactattggtc
This DNA window, taken from Populus alba chromosome 17, ASM523922v2, whole genome shotgun sequence, encodes the following:
- the LOC118040690 gene encoding ATPase family AAA domain-containing protein At1g05910-like isoform X2, with translation MLSQMDPALVTYCDKIAAQGGPVQIPDDLGGSIFPSTPVVQLGTVTRTSARLRNVQPDVNLDQSYEALKRQKKNADATHAASTAEDKSRHQDSVQAKPPEEAGADDMNPDRPEPSSADDSRHETSGGEASGHTEGSGSQDVTMSEAEVSSHVDHIKRLFVERTENYGIPLLERLYTRIMKGIFETKDKGVEDDVPRYSILRFLVKFAENTANF
- the LOC118040690 gene encoding ATPase family AAA domain-containing protein At1g05910-like isoform X1; amino-acid sequence: MLSQMDPALVTYCDKIAAQGGPVQIPDDLGGSIFPSTPVVQLGTVTRTSARLRNVQPDVNLDQSYEALKRQKKNADATHAGMFNASTAEDKSRHQDSVQAKPPEEAGADDMNPDRPEPSSADDSRHETSGGEASGHTEGSGSQDVTMSEAEVSSHVDHIKRLFVERTENYGIPLLERLYTRIMKGIFETKDKGVEDDVPRYSILRFLVKFAENTANF